Proteins co-encoded in one Neoarius graeffei isolate fNeoGra1 chromosome 11, fNeoGra1.pri, whole genome shotgun sequence genomic window:
- the zfyve28 gene encoding lateral signaling target protein 2 homolog isoform X3: MMNRFRKWLYKPKRSDPQLLAQFYYADEELNQVASELDSLDGRKDPQRCTLLVNQFRSCQDNVLNIINQIMDECIPEDRANRDFCVKFPEEIRHDNLAGQLWFGAECLAAGSIIMNREIESMAMRPLAKDLTRSLEEVRNITRDQALRDLNFYTERMREALRQFDSLFAEFELSYVSAMVPVKSPKEYYVQQEVIVLFCETVERALKLGYLTQDMIDDYEPALMFTIPRLAIVCGLVVYPDGPLNLENKPEDMSELFRPFRTLLKKIRDLLQTLTEEELTTLERNLCISQDGEFPGDPISSTPESATSSNSKSQVEESQKREEQKEVERVTELALCSSQREEEDAWEKPQEQQEVLSEGEEETEVDLACSMQYDEEEIEQLNMMVHRVGDHMSTLLSPPSQRPSPAYYRRKKQPSVDGSSVRSSLGDSSTPSSTENSPQRAPAPQHEEDERVFFMDDLESMGSGGDVETSSGERRQGRRVSPIVNLKSLKPIRPEPTSDSTSNGWMTACQSNEEFDQSSQDKLCLSSGPAGTSETLPLVNGWEGQLDGEEGEGGEPAEVIAHRTGGMKLSATVIFNPRSPNQPELVVLSRSTEGTAHRLLNSCVCCTAGCVDAHDDPTSTDTTTGDGNLEFSKCKLAITSTVIQSAMDACGTGKGDTPMPIPPPPGQQQLREEDEDQARGRLPHAPCCEKCLANSSKLSPHRDTGENASRDGYPYQERASRVMASSAAKEKQPKEDGKNGSSLQGSPLSSGSSSDCESVSVTTCSLSSSCSPSSLTTSSEMSEELDHQELQLALQASKLVSHNKIRARFHSSSDLIHRLFVCISGVADQLQTNYASDLRSILKTLFEVMATKCEQGDNEKQKKGPRVGSAGLEDCALCQETMTSSELAAKARNGQFEDPPEWVPDEACNSCIACKAPFTVIRRKHHCRSCGKIFCSRCSSHSAPLPRYGQMKPSHCRRMPVTDMLEIFASLVC; this comes from the exons ATGATGAATCGCTTCCGAAAGTGGCTGTATAAGCCAAAG AGGTCGGACCCTCAGCTACTTGCCCAGTTTTACTATGCAGATGAAGAGCTGAATCAGGTGGCCTCAGAGCTGGATAGTCTGGATGGCAGGAAGGATCCTCAGAGATGCACGCTGCTCGTCAACCAGTTCCGCTCATGCCAG GACAATGTGCTGAATATCATAAACCAGATCATGGATGAGTGTATACCAGAAGACCGAGCAAACAGAGACTTCTGTGTGAAATTTCCGGAAGAGATCCGCCATGACAACCTTGCAGGACAGCTATGGTTTGGGGCAGAG TGTCTAGCAGCAGGCTCAATCATCATGAACAGGGAGATCGAGAGTATGGCGATGCGTCCACTGGCCAAAGACTTGACACGCAGTCTGGAGGAGGTGCGCAACATCACCCGTGACCAAGCGCTGCGAGACCTCAACTTCTACACAGAGCGCATGAGGGAGGCACTGCGCCAGTTCGACAGCCTTTTTGCTGAGTTTGAGCTCAG TTATGTATCAGCCATGGTGCCTGTAAAGTCTCCTAAAGAGTACTACGTCCAGCAGGAGGTCATTGTGCTCTTCTGTGAGACTGTAGAGAG GGCCCTAAAGCTTGGCTATCTCACACAAGACATGATTGATGATTATGAACctgctctcatgtttacaatcccCCGACTAGCTATTGTATG TGGACTTGTTGTGTATCCTGATGGACCGCTTAACCTGGAAAACAAGCCAGAAGACATGTCCGAACTCTTTCGACCTTTTCGCACATTACTGAAGAAAATTAG GGACCTGTTGCAGACTCTGACAGAAGAGGAGTTAACAACCCTGGAGAGGAATCTGTGTATCTCACAGGATGGAGAGTTTCCTGGAGACCCCATCTCCTCTACACCGGAGTCTGCTACCTCTAGCAACTCCAAGAGTCAGGTGGAGGAGTCGCAGAAAAGAGAAGAGCAAAAGGAAGTGGAGAGGGTGACAGAGCTGGCTCTGTGTTCCTCTCAGCGTGAGGAGGAGGATGCTTGGGAGAAACCCCAGGAACAGCAGGAGGTCCTAAGTGAAGGAGAGGAGGAAACTGAAGTGGACCTGGCATGTTCCATGCAGTATGACGAAGAGGAGATTGAGCAGCTCAACATGATGGTACACCGTGTTGGTGACCACATGTCCACACTGCTCTCACCCCCAAGCCAGAGGCCATCTCCAGCTTATTATCGCCGAAAAAAACAGCCCAGCGTGGACGGATCTAGTGTGCGCTCCAGCCTAGGGGACTCGAGCACACCCTCAAGCACTGAAAACTCTCCTCAACGAGCTCCTGCCCCCCAACACGAGGAAGATGAGCGGGTCTTCTTCATGGACGACTTGGAAAGCATGGGCAGTGGTGGAGATGTTGAAACTAGCTCAGGGGAACGCCGTCAGGGACGACGAGTCTCTCCCATCGTAAACCTCAAATCCCTCAAGCCCATCAGGCCAGAGCCTACAAGTGACTCCACCTCCAATGGATGGATGACGGCCTGTCAATCAAATGAGGAGTTTGATCAGAGCAGCCAGGATAAACTGTGCCTTTCTTCTGGACCTGCAGGAACCTCAGAAACATTACCACTTGTGAATGGCTGGGAAGGGCAGCTGGATGGTGAggaaggggaagggggggagCCAGCAGAGGTCATTGCTCACCGAACAGGCGGGATGAAACTTTCAGCCACTGTGATCTTTAACCCACGCTCACCAAACCAACCTGAGTTGGTGGTTTTGTCACGCTCAACCGAGGGAACTGCTCACCGCCTGCTCAACTCTTGTGTGTGCTGCACTGCTGGATGTGTCGATGCCCATGATGACCCCACTTCCACAGATACCACCACAGGAGATGGGAATTTAGAGTTTAGCAAGTGCAAGCTTGCCATCACAAGCACTGTTATCCAGTCAGCAATGGATGCCTGTGGCACAGGGAAGGGGGATACCCCTATGCCCATCCCACCTCCACCTGGCCAACAACAACTGAGGGAGGAGGATGAGGACCAAGCGAGAGGAAGGCTTCCTCATGCCCCCTGTTGTGAGAAGTGCCTTGCCAATAGCTCCAAGCTGTCCCCACACAGAGACACTGGAGAGAATGCATCAAGAGATGGATACCCCTATCAGGAAAGAGCCAGCCGAGTAATGGCTAGCTCAGCAGCAAAGGAGAAACAGCCCAAAGAAGACGGCAAAAATGGCTCCAG TTTACAAGGATCCCCCCTCAGTTCAGGCAGCAGCAGTGattgtgagagtgtgtctgtcaCCACATGCAGTCTGTCCAGTTCATGCAGCCCCAG TAGTTTGACCACCAGCTCTGAGATGTCTGAGGAGCTCGATCACCAGGAGCTTCAGCTGGCCCTGCAGGCTTCTAAACTGGTTTCTCACAACAAAATACGTGCACGCTTCCATAGCAGTAGTGACCTCATCCATCGTCTTTTTGTCTGCATATCAG GTGTAGCTGATCAGTTGCAAACAAATTATGCAAGTGACCTGAGGAGCATCCTGAAGACACTTTTTGAGGTTATGGCAACAAAATGTGAGCAAGGGGACAACGAGAAGCAGAAAAAAG GACCGAGAGTAGGAAGCGCTGGATTAGAAGATTGTGCCCTTTGTCAAGAGACCATGACCTCATCGGAACTCGCAGCAAAGGCACGGAACGGCCAGTTCGAAG ACCCTCCTGAGTGGGTTCCAGATGAAGCCTGTAACTCCTGCATCGCCTGTAAAGCTCCTTTCACGGTCATCCGGaggaagcaccactgtaggagctGTGGAAAG ATCTTCTGCTCCCGCTGCTCTTCACACTCGGCCCCATTACCCCGCTATGGTCAGATGAAGCCT AGCCACTGCAGAAGGATGCCTGTTACAGACATGCTGGAGATATTTGCTTCATTGGTGTGCTGA
- the zfyve28 gene encoding lateral signaling target protein 2 homolog isoform X1, producing MMNRFRKWLYKPKRSDPQLLAQFYYADEELNQVASELDSLDGRKDPQRCTLLVNQFRSCQDNVLNIINQIMDECIPEDRANRDFCVKFPEEIRHDNLAGQLWFGAECLAAGSIIMNREIESMAMRPLAKDLTRSLEEVRNITRDQALRDLNFYTERMREALRQFDSLFAEFELSYVSAMVPVKSPKEYYVQQEVIVLFCETVERALKLGYLTQDMIDDYEPALMFTIPRLAIVCGLVVYPDGPLNLENKPEDMSELFRPFRTLLKKIRDLLQTLTEEELTTLERNLCISQDGEFPGDPISSTPESATSSNSKSQVEESQKREEQKEVERVTELALCSSQREEEDAWEKPQEQQEVLSEGEEETEVDLACSMQYDEEEIEQLNMMVHRVGDHMSTLLSPPSQRPSPAYYRRKKQPSVDGSSVRSSLGDSSTPSSTENSPQRAPAPQHEEDERVFFMDDLESMGSGGDVETSSGERRQGRRVSPIVNLKSLKPIRPEPTSDSTSNGWMTACQSNEEFDQSSQDKLCLSSGPAGTSETLPLVNGWEGQLDGEEGEGGEPAEVIAHRTGGMKLSATVIFNPRSPNQPELVVLSRSTEGTAHRLLNSCVCCTAGCVDAHDDPTSTDTTTGDGNLEFSKCKLAITSTVIQSAMDACGTGKGDTPMPIPPPPGQQQLREEDEDQARGRLPHAPCCEKCLANSSKLSPHRDTGENASRDGYPYQERASRVMASSAAKEKQPKEDGKNGSSLQGSPLSSGSSSDCESVSVTTCSLSSSCSPSSLTTSSEMSEELDHQELQLALQASKLVSHNKIRARFHSSSDLIHRLFVCISGVADQLQTNYASDLRSILKTLFEVMATKCEQGDNEKQKKGPRVGSAGLEDCALCQETMTSSELAAKARNGQFEDPPEWVPDEACNSCIACKAPFTVIRRKHHCRSCGKIFCSRCSSHSAPLPRYGQMKPVRVCTHCYMFHVTPFYSDRTSV from the exons ATGATGAATCGCTTCCGAAAGTGGCTGTATAAGCCAAAG AGGTCGGACCCTCAGCTACTTGCCCAGTTTTACTATGCAGATGAAGAGCTGAATCAGGTGGCCTCAGAGCTGGATAGTCTGGATGGCAGGAAGGATCCTCAGAGATGCACGCTGCTCGTCAACCAGTTCCGCTCATGCCAG GACAATGTGCTGAATATCATAAACCAGATCATGGATGAGTGTATACCAGAAGACCGAGCAAACAGAGACTTCTGTGTGAAATTTCCGGAAGAGATCCGCCATGACAACCTTGCAGGACAGCTATGGTTTGGGGCAGAG TGTCTAGCAGCAGGCTCAATCATCATGAACAGGGAGATCGAGAGTATGGCGATGCGTCCACTGGCCAAAGACTTGACACGCAGTCTGGAGGAGGTGCGCAACATCACCCGTGACCAAGCGCTGCGAGACCTCAACTTCTACACAGAGCGCATGAGGGAGGCACTGCGCCAGTTCGACAGCCTTTTTGCTGAGTTTGAGCTCAG TTATGTATCAGCCATGGTGCCTGTAAAGTCTCCTAAAGAGTACTACGTCCAGCAGGAGGTCATTGTGCTCTTCTGTGAGACTGTAGAGAG GGCCCTAAAGCTTGGCTATCTCACACAAGACATGATTGATGATTATGAACctgctctcatgtttacaatcccCCGACTAGCTATTGTATG TGGACTTGTTGTGTATCCTGATGGACCGCTTAACCTGGAAAACAAGCCAGAAGACATGTCCGAACTCTTTCGACCTTTTCGCACATTACTGAAGAAAATTAG GGACCTGTTGCAGACTCTGACAGAAGAGGAGTTAACAACCCTGGAGAGGAATCTGTGTATCTCACAGGATGGAGAGTTTCCTGGAGACCCCATCTCCTCTACACCGGAGTCTGCTACCTCTAGCAACTCCAAGAGTCAGGTGGAGGAGTCGCAGAAAAGAGAAGAGCAAAAGGAAGTGGAGAGGGTGACAGAGCTGGCTCTGTGTTCCTCTCAGCGTGAGGAGGAGGATGCTTGGGAGAAACCCCAGGAACAGCAGGAGGTCCTAAGTGAAGGAGAGGAGGAAACTGAAGTGGACCTGGCATGTTCCATGCAGTATGACGAAGAGGAGATTGAGCAGCTCAACATGATGGTACACCGTGTTGGTGACCACATGTCCACACTGCTCTCACCCCCAAGCCAGAGGCCATCTCCAGCTTATTATCGCCGAAAAAAACAGCCCAGCGTGGACGGATCTAGTGTGCGCTCCAGCCTAGGGGACTCGAGCACACCCTCAAGCACTGAAAACTCTCCTCAACGAGCTCCTGCCCCCCAACACGAGGAAGATGAGCGGGTCTTCTTCATGGACGACTTGGAAAGCATGGGCAGTGGTGGAGATGTTGAAACTAGCTCAGGGGAACGCCGTCAGGGACGACGAGTCTCTCCCATCGTAAACCTCAAATCCCTCAAGCCCATCAGGCCAGAGCCTACAAGTGACTCCACCTCCAATGGATGGATGACGGCCTGTCAATCAAATGAGGAGTTTGATCAGAGCAGCCAGGATAAACTGTGCCTTTCTTCTGGACCTGCAGGAACCTCAGAAACATTACCACTTGTGAATGGCTGGGAAGGGCAGCTGGATGGTGAggaaggggaagggggggagCCAGCAGAGGTCATTGCTCACCGAACAGGCGGGATGAAACTTTCAGCCACTGTGATCTTTAACCCACGCTCACCAAACCAACCTGAGTTGGTGGTTTTGTCACGCTCAACCGAGGGAACTGCTCACCGCCTGCTCAACTCTTGTGTGTGCTGCACTGCTGGATGTGTCGATGCCCATGATGACCCCACTTCCACAGATACCACCACAGGAGATGGGAATTTAGAGTTTAGCAAGTGCAAGCTTGCCATCACAAGCACTGTTATCCAGTCAGCAATGGATGCCTGTGGCACAGGGAAGGGGGATACCCCTATGCCCATCCCACCTCCACCTGGCCAACAACAACTGAGGGAGGAGGATGAGGACCAAGCGAGAGGAAGGCTTCCTCATGCCCCCTGTTGTGAGAAGTGCCTTGCCAATAGCTCCAAGCTGTCCCCACACAGAGACACTGGAGAGAATGCATCAAGAGATGGATACCCCTATCAGGAAAGAGCCAGCCGAGTAATGGCTAGCTCAGCAGCAAAGGAGAAACAGCCCAAAGAAGACGGCAAAAATGGCTCCAG TTTACAAGGATCCCCCCTCAGTTCAGGCAGCAGCAGTGattgtgagagtgtgtctgtcaCCACATGCAGTCTGTCCAGTTCATGCAGCCCCAG TAGTTTGACCACCAGCTCTGAGATGTCTGAGGAGCTCGATCACCAGGAGCTTCAGCTGGCCCTGCAGGCTTCTAAACTGGTTTCTCACAACAAAATACGTGCACGCTTCCATAGCAGTAGTGACCTCATCCATCGTCTTTTTGTCTGCATATCAG GTGTAGCTGATCAGTTGCAAACAAATTATGCAAGTGACCTGAGGAGCATCCTGAAGACACTTTTTGAGGTTATGGCAACAAAATGTGAGCAAGGGGACAACGAGAAGCAGAAAAAAG GACCGAGAGTAGGAAGCGCTGGATTAGAAGATTGTGCCCTTTGTCAAGAGACCATGACCTCATCGGAACTCGCAGCAAAGGCACGGAACGGCCAGTTCGAAG ACCCTCCTGAGTGGGTTCCAGATGAAGCCTGTAACTCCTGCATCGCCTGTAAAGCTCCTTTCACGGTCATCCGGaggaagcaccactgtaggagctGTGGAAAG ATCTTCTGCTCCCGCTGCTCTTCACACTCGGCCCCATTACCCCGCTATGGTCAGATGAAGCCTGTGAGAGTGTGCACTCACTGCTACATGTTTCACGTCACACCTTTCTACAGTGACAGGACTAGTGTTTGA
- the zfyve28 gene encoding lateral signaling target protein 2 homolog isoform X2: MMNRFRKWLYKPKRSDPQLLAQFYYADEELNQVASELDSLDGRKDPQRCTLLVNQFRSCQDNVLNIINQIMDECIPEDRANRDFCVKFPEEIRHDNLAGQLWFGAECLAAGSIIMNREIESMAMRPLAKDLTRSLEEVRNITRDQALRDLNFYTERMREALRQFDSLFAEFELSYVSAMVPVKSPKEYYVQQEVIVLFCETVERALKLGYLTQDMIDDYEPALMFTIPRLAIVCGLVVYPDGPLNLENKPEDMSELFRPFRTLLKKIRDLLQTLTEEELTTLERNLCISQDGEFPGDPISSTPESATSSNSKSQVEESQKREEQKEVERVTELALCSSQREEEDAWEKPQEQQEVLSEGEEETEVDLACSMQYDEEEIEQLNMMVHRVGDHMSTLLSPPSQRPSPAYYRRKKQPSVDGSSVRSSLGDSSTPSSTENSPQRAPAPQHEEDERVFFMDDLESMGSGGDVETSSGERRQGRRVSPIVNLKSLKPIRPEPTSDSTSNGWMTACQSNEEFDQSSQDKLCLSSGPAGTSETLPLVNGWEGQLDGEEGEGGEPAEVIAHRTGGMKLSATVIFNPRSPNQPELVVLSRSTEGTAHRLLNSCVCCTAGCVDAHDDPTSTDTTTGDGNLEFSKCKLAITSTVIQSAMDACGTGKGDTPMPIPPPPGQQQLREEDEDQARGRLPHAPCCEKCLANSSKLSPHRDTGENASRDGYPYQERASRVMASSAAKEKQPKEDGKNGSSLQGSPLSSGSSSDCESVSVTTCSLSSSCSPSLTTSSEMSEELDHQELQLALQASKLVSHNKIRARFHSSSDLIHRLFVCISGVADQLQTNYASDLRSILKTLFEVMATKCEQGDNEKQKKGPRVGSAGLEDCALCQETMTSSELAAKARNGQFEDPPEWVPDEACNSCIACKAPFTVIRRKHHCRSCGKIFCSRCSSHSAPLPRYGQMKPVRVCTHCYMFHVTPFYSDRTSV, translated from the exons ATGATGAATCGCTTCCGAAAGTGGCTGTATAAGCCAAAG AGGTCGGACCCTCAGCTACTTGCCCAGTTTTACTATGCAGATGAAGAGCTGAATCAGGTGGCCTCAGAGCTGGATAGTCTGGATGGCAGGAAGGATCCTCAGAGATGCACGCTGCTCGTCAACCAGTTCCGCTCATGCCAG GACAATGTGCTGAATATCATAAACCAGATCATGGATGAGTGTATACCAGAAGACCGAGCAAACAGAGACTTCTGTGTGAAATTTCCGGAAGAGATCCGCCATGACAACCTTGCAGGACAGCTATGGTTTGGGGCAGAG TGTCTAGCAGCAGGCTCAATCATCATGAACAGGGAGATCGAGAGTATGGCGATGCGTCCACTGGCCAAAGACTTGACACGCAGTCTGGAGGAGGTGCGCAACATCACCCGTGACCAAGCGCTGCGAGACCTCAACTTCTACACAGAGCGCATGAGGGAGGCACTGCGCCAGTTCGACAGCCTTTTTGCTGAGTTTGAGCTCAG TTATGTATCAGCCATGGTGCCTGTAAAGTCTCCTAAAGAGTACTACGTCCAGCAGGAGGTCATTGTGCTCTTCTGTGAGACTGTAGAGAG GGCCCTAAAGCTTGGCTATCTCACACAAGACATGATTGATGATTATGAACctgctctcatgtttacaatcccCCGACTAGCTATTGTATG TGGACTTGTTGTGTATCCTGATGGACCGCTTAACCTGGAAAACAAGCCAGAAGACATGTCCGAACTCTTTCGACCTTTTCGCACATTACTGAAGAAAATTAG GGACCTGTTGCAGACTCTGACAGAAGAGGAGTTAACAACCCTGGAGAGGAATCTGTGTATCTCACAGGATGGAGAGTTTCCTGGAGACCCCATCTCCTCTACACCGGAGTCTGCTACCTCTAGCAACTCCAAGAGTCAGGTGGAGGAGTCGCAGAAAAGAGAAGAGCAAAAGGAAGTGGAGAGGGTGACAGAGCTGGCTCTGTGTTCCTCTCAGCGTGAGGAGGAGGATGCTTGGGAGAAACCCCAGGAACAGCAGGAGGTCCTAAGTGAAGGAGAGGAGGAAACTGAAGTGGACCTGGCATGTTCCATGCAGTATGACGAAGAGGAGATTGAGCAGCTCAACATGATGGTACACCGTGTTGGTGACCACATGTCCACACTGCTCTCACCCCCAAGCCAGAGGCCATCTCCAGCTTATTATCGCCGAAAAAAACAGCCCAGCGTGGACGGATCTAGTGTGCGCTCCAGCCTAGGGGACTCGAGCACACCCTCAAGCACTGAAAACTCTCCTCAACGAGCTCCTGCCCCCCAACACGAGGAAGATGAGCGGGTCTTCTTCATGGACGACTTGGAAAGCATGGGCAGTGGTGGAGATGTTGAAACTAGCTCAGGGGAACGCCGTCAGGGACGACGAGTCTCTCCCATCGTAAACCTCAAATCCCTCAAGCCCATCAGGCCAGAGCCTACAAGTGACTCCACCTCCAATGGATGGATGACGGCCTGTCAATCAAATGAGGAGTTTGATCAGAGCAGCCAGGATAAACTGTGCCTTTCTTCTGGACCTGCAGGAACCTCAGAAACATTACCACTTGTGAATGGCTGGGAAGGGCAGCTGGATGGTGAggaaggggaagggggggagCCAGCAGAGGTCATTGCTCACCGAACAGGCGGGATGAAACTTTCAGCCACTGTGATCTTTAACCCACGCTCACCAAACCAACCTGAGTTGGTGGTTTTGTCACGCTCAACCGAGGGAACTGCTCACCGCCTGCTCAACTCTTGTGTGTGCTGCACTGCTGGATGTGTCGATGCCCATGATGACCCCACTTCCACAGATACCACCACAGGAGATGGGAATTTAGAGTTTAGCAAGTGCAAGCTTGCCATCACAAGCACTGTTATCCAGTCAGCAATGGATGCCTGTGGCACAGGGAAGGGGGATACCCCTATGCCCATCCCACCTCCACCTGGCCAACAACAACTGAGGGAGGAGGATGAGGACCAAGCGAGAGGAAGGCTTCCTCATGCCCCCTGTTGTGAGAAGTGCCTTGCCAATAGCTCCAAGCTGTCCCCACACAGAGACACTGGAGAGAATGCATCAAGAGATGGATACCCCTATCAGGAAAGAGCCAGCCGAGTAATGGCTAGCTCAGCAGCAAAGGAGAAACAGCCCAAAGAAGACGGCAAAAATGGCTCCAG TTTACAAGGATCCCCCCTCAGTTCAGGCAGCAGCAGTGattgtgagagtgtgtctgtcaCCACATGCAGTCTGTCCAGTTCATGCAGCCCCAG TTTGACCACCAGCTCTGAGATGTCTGAGGAGCTCGATCACCAGGAGCTTCAGCTGGCCCTGCAGGCTTCTAAACTGGTTTCTCACAACAAAATACGTGCACGCTTCCATAGCAGTAGTGACCTCATCCATCGTCTTTTTGTCTGCATATCAG GTGTAGCTGATCAGTTGCAAACAAATTATGCAAGTGACCTGAGGAGCATCCTGAAGACACTTTTTGAGGTTATGGCAACAAAATGTGAGCAAGGGGACAACGAGAAGCAGAAAAAAG GACCGAGAGTAGGAAGCGCTGGATTAGAAGATTGTGCCCTTTGTCAAGAGACCATGACCTCATCGGAACTCGCAGCAAAGGCACGGAACGGCCAGTTCGAAG ACCCTCCTGAGTGGGTTCCAGATGAAGCCTGTAACTCCTGCATCGCCTGTAAAGCTCCTTTCACGGTCATCCGGaggaagcaccactgtaggagctGTGGAAAG ATCTTCTGCTCCCGCTGCTCTTCACACTCGGCCCCATTACCCCGCTATGGTCAGATGAAGCCTGTGAGAGTGTGCACTCACTGCTACATGTTTCACGTCACACCTTTCTACAGTGACAGGACTAGTGTTTGA